The following coding sequences are from one Pocillopora verrucosa isolate sample1 chromosome 5, ASM3666991v2, whole genome shotgun sequence window:
- the LOC131768574 gene encoding uncharacterized protein isoform X2, with amino-acid sequence MAAIFFVLGMVDHFEVRYMCASLILMPIWISLLVIPIGIMGLVLVMNRSTPSSALMSGLRSVSIACAAVSVLTTFTYAMALNSVLFIKYMEAKTEYQESPWFADKDVEIEFQKEEKTMIAVHVLIIMCSILEIILAMASVRTAKAMAKEPQDTQQASVAYRLVAEEYLPLLFSSSDQEAA; translated from the exons ATGGCAGCTATCTTCTTTGTTCTCGGAATGGTAGATCATTTTGAAGTTCGCTACATGTGTGCCAGTCTTATATTGATGCCAATTTGGATTTCTCTTCTT GTCATACCCATTGGCATCATGGGATTGGTTTTAGTCATGAACAGATCTACACCCTCCTCAGCTTTG ATGAGCGGCCTGAGGTCAGTGAGCATTGCATGTGCTGCTGTATCAGTTCTAACCACATTTACCTATGCGATGGCACTCAATAGCGTATTATTCATCAAATATATGGAGGCAAAAACTGAATACCAGGAATCTCCATGGTTTGCCGATAAAGACGTTGAAATCGAGTTccagaaagaggaaaaaaccaTGATAGCTGTACATGTCTTGATTATCATGTGTTCCATCCTCGAAATTATACTTGCCATGGCTAGTGTCCGGACCGCCAAGGCCATGGCTAAGGAGCCACAGGACACTCAG CAGGCAAGCGTTGCTTATCGTCTGGTGGCAGAGGAATATCTCCCTTTGTTATTCTCGAGTTCAGATCAAGAGGCAGCTTAG
- the LOC131768574 gene encoding uncharacterized protein isoform X3, which translates to MAAIFFVLGMVDHFEVRYMCASLILMPIWISLLVIPIGIMGLVLVMNRSTPSSALMSGLRSVSIACAAVSVLTTFTYAMALNSVLFIKYMEAKTEYQESPWFADKDVEIEFQKEEKTMIAVHVLIIMCSILEIILAMASVRTAKAMAKEPQDTQASVAYRLVAEEYLPLLFSSSDQEAA; encoded by the exons ATGGCAGCTATCTTCTTTGTTCTCGGAATGGTAGATCATTTTGAAGTTCGCTACATGTGTGCCAGTCTTATATTGATGCCAATTTGGATTTCTCTTCTT GTCATACCCATTGGCATCATGGGATTGGTTTTAGTCATGAACAGATCTACACCCTCCTCAGCTTTG ATGAGCGGCCTGAGGTCAGTGAGCATTGCATGTGCTGCTGTATCAGTTCTAACCACATTTACCTATGCGATGGCACTCAATAGCGTATTATTCATCAAATATATGGAGGCAAAAACTGAATACCAGGAATCTCCATGGTTTGCCGATAAAGACGTTGAAATCGAGTTccagaaagaggaaaaaaccaTGATAGCTGTACATGTCTTGATTATCATGTGTTCCATCCTCGAAATTATACTTGCCATGGCTAGTGTCCGGACCGCCAAGGCCATGGCTAAGGAGCCACAGGACACTCAG GCAAGCGTTGCTTATCGTCTGGTGGCAGAGGAATATCTCCCTTTGTTATTCTCGAGTTCAGATCAAGAGGCAGCTTAG
- the LOC131768574 gene encoding uncharacterized protein isoform X1, which yields MAFSRLELKIISIIQLVMSVILFALGIVDHFEVRYIYLSHLLMPCWIAALVLPASIMGFILAIRSRRSPILINWLTSISIASVVVSAVVLEAYSWALKALLSFKYDKYDNTEGFSFFWAKDTKIKFEDQENTMIAIHALIVIFTICEIILAVATARSGETGRQSPQENQADYPYHYIESGQVPIQLQAFPTQAMMTVPILEPTRNGSFQRPQRM from the exons ATGGCGTTTAGTCGGCtagaattgaaaatcatttccatAATTCAGCTGGTAATGTCAGTTATCCTTTTTGCACTCGGCATCGTGGACCATTTTGAAGTACGTTACATATACCTCAGCCATTTGTTGATGCCATGCTGGATAGCAGCTCTT GTATTGCCAGCGAGCATTATGGGATTTATTCTGGCAATCAGGTCCAGACGCTCCCCGATTCTG ATAAATTGGCTCACTTCAATTAGTATTGCCTCTGTTGTGGTTTCTGCGGTGGTACTTGAAGCGTATTCGTGGGCTCTGAAAGCTTTATTGAGTTTCAAGTACGACAAATACGATAATACAGAgggtttttccttcttttgggCTAAAGACACAAAAATCAAGTTTGAAGACCAGGAAAACACCATGATAGCCATACATGccttgattgtcatatttaccATCTGTGAGATCATTCTCGCCGTGGCAACTGCTCGGAGCGGTGAAACTGGGCGTCAGTCGCCGCAGGAAAATCAG gCTGACTATCCGTATCATTATATCGAAAGTGGACAAGTACCTATCCAACTGCAGGCTTTTCCAACACAAGCTATGATGACCGTTCCGATTCTGGAGCCAACTAGGAATGGTAGCTTCCAGCGGCCACAGCGCATGTAG
- the LOC131768607 gene encoding uncharacterized protein, whose translation MAFSRLELKIISIIQLVMSVILFALGIVDHFEVRYTYLSHLLMPCWIAALVLPSGIMGLILAVRVRRSPILINWLTSISVASVVVSAVVLEAYSWALRTLLGFKYDKYDGSNYSNAQSFPYLWAKDAKIKFEDQENTMIAIHALIVIFTICEIILAVATARSGETGRQSPQENQSGYPYHHIESGQVPIQLQAFPTQAMMTIPISGVDYRNSGLQQRM comes from the exons ATGGCGTTCAGTCGGCtagaattgaaaatcatttcgaTTATTCAGCTGGTAATGTCAGTTATCCTTTTTGCACTCGGCATCGTGGATCACTTTGAAGTACGTTACACATACCTCAGCCATTTGTTGATGCCATGCTGGATAGCAGCTCTT GTATTGCCATCGGGCATCATGGGATTGATTCTGGCAGTCAGGGTCAGACGCTCCCCGATTCTG ATAAATTGGCTCACTTCAATTAGTGTTGCCTCTGTTGTAGTTTCTGCGGTGGTACTTGAAGCGTATTCATGGGCTCTGAGAACTTTATTGGGTTTCAAATATGACAAATACGATGGTTCAAACTACAGCAATGCACAGAGTTTCCCTTACTTGTGGGCTAAAGACGCAAAAATCAAGTTTGAAGACCAGGAAAACACCATGATAGCCATACATGccttgattgtcatatttaccATCTGTGAGATCATTCTCGCCGTGGCAACTGCTCGGAGCGGTGAAACTGGGCGTCAGTCGCCGCAGGAAAATCAG TCTGGCTATCCATATCATCATATCGAAAGTGGACAAGTACCGATCCAACTGCAGGCTTTTCCAACACAAGCTATGATGACCATTCCGATCTCTGGAGTCGACTATAGGAATAGTGGCCTCCAGCAGCGCATGTAG